A stretch of the Cheilinus undulatus linkage group 11, ASM1832078v1, whole genome shotgun sequence genome encodes the following:
- the nppal gene encoding natriuretic peptide A-like, which translates to MNANICVCCFSLLLLLNFVGAKPVSDLQTLKQLLEEELSNAPFYSSDEEMEAEVKDANTDKSLFGAPDEHPWDSSDPTNSALQAAKENVLARLFKDLMRTSKRSWSRYKKGGLRSCFGVRLERIGSFSGLGC; encoded by the exons ATGAACGCAAATATCTGCgtctgctgcttttctttgctTCTGTTGTTAAATTTTGTAGGAGCCAAACCTGTTTCTGACCTACAG ACTTTGAAGCAGCTTCTAGAAGAGGAGCTCAGTAACGCGCCGTTTTACTCCTCAGATGAGGAGATGGAGGCTGAGGTGAAGGATGCAAACACAGATAAGTCTCTGTTCGGAGCTCCAGATGAGCATCCATGGGACTCCTCAGACCCCACAAACTCAGCGCTGCAGGCTGCCAAAGAAAACGTCCTCGCACGGCTCTTTAAAGACCTGATGCGGACCTCCAAGCGCTCCTGGAGCAGGTACAAGAAGGGCGGGCTGAGGAGCTGCTTCGGCGTGCGGCTTGAGAGGATCGGCTCCTTCAGCGGGCTGGGATGCTGA
- the nppb gene encoding natriuretic peptides B codes for MQLSYASVCGLLLILNLQLIASYPISTGLTDTDMDILKVILHKLEESVSEQTGVDPAERDSVDVDEAAAAAAEADAQQPQTDLDEEMIREFLSAKNLKSVRNDSTRKSSGCFGRRMDRIGSMSSLGCNTVGKYSKLEQSR; via the exons ATGCAGCTGTCCTACGCCTCCGTCTGCGGCCTCCTGCTCATCTTAAACCTGCAGCTGATCGCTTCATATCCCATCAGCACCGGCCTCACCGACACCGACATGGACATCTTAAAG GTGATCCTTCACAAGCTGGAGGAGTCCGTGTCCGAGCAGACCGGTGTGGATCCTGCAGAGAGGGACAGTGTGGACGTGgatgaagcagcagcagcagcagcagaagcagacGCCCAGCAGCCTCAGACCGACCTGGACGAGGAGATGATCCGGGAGTTTCTGTCCGCCAAAAACCTGAAGAGCGTCCGCAACGACTCAACCAGGAAATCCTCGGGCTGCTTCGGCCGACGGATGGACAGGATAGGATCCATGAGCTCTCTGGGCTGCAACACTGTTGGCAAATACAGTAAGTTAGaaca ATCCAGGTAG